In a single window of the Neodiprion virginianus isolate iyNeoVirg1 chromosome 1, iyNeoVirg1.1, whole genome shotgun sequence genome:
- the LOC124301585 gene encoding cytoplasmic dynein 1 intermediate chain isoform X9 gives MMSDRKAELERKKAKLQAIREEKERRRKEKEQKDVEEATVRAAGADKDHRKDLDAMLSSLGVAPVSDVLSSLSSMNSLTPEQSANATPDASLQPSSINSVQSIPGRRKAPRDLTAVSVAHTDIPPKEPVVYSKQTQTAQTTHTSHDGLSTSSSAYSIFSSCSTTTPTHSCSAGYFETDWWRPRKDEYNLNPGLEWEDEFTAEDEESSLPHMDGFQSKLPPGILPHGLPQVKEVQPAVTQVEQEKEKEKPKEVRELSEEEKLMTILSEEFQRFLDRSSRVVERALGESVDIYTDYTGIIDGEDGIDEKSHQRLSLNRSFFCDRWSRNRCITSLDWSPQFPELLAASYKNNDDTPNDPDGVCLIWNTKFKKTTPEYIFHCQSSVMATTFARFHPNLILGGTYSGQIVLWDNRVQKRTPIQRTPLSASAHTHPVYCLSVVGTQNAHNLISISTDGKLCSWNLDMLSHPQETLELQARQSKPVAVTSLAFPSGDVNNFIVGSEDGTVYSACRHGTKAGVTETYEGHLGPVTGVSAHAVQGGIDFSHLFLTSSIDWTIKLWSLKENKPLYSFEHNGDYVYDVAWSPTHPALFAAVDGSGRLDLWNLNQDTEVPAASIIVDGCPALNTVSWTPSGLHVTVGDDTGKIWVYDVAENFAHPRIDEWNNFLYTQQDLKNNKADEELDKLNLSSGPSSLISMPSLSGPIR, from the exons ATGATGTCGGATCGAAAAGCAGAATTAGAACGGAAGAAGGCCAAGCTGCAGGCGATTCGAGAGGAAAAGGAAAGGCGGCGTAAAGAAAAGGAACAAAAAGat gTTGAGGAAGCGACTGTACGAGCTGCAGGTGCCGATAAAGACCATCGGAAAGACTTAGATGCCATGTTATCATCCCTTGGGGTAGCACCAGTATCAG ATGTATTATCCAGTCTCTCTAGTATGAACTCTTTGACGCCAGAGCAAAGTGCCAATGCTACACCAGACGCAAGTTTACAACCTTCCAGTATCAATTCTGTTCAAAG TATTCCAGGAAGGCGAAAGGCTCCACGTGATTTAACAGCTGTTTCTGTGGCGCATACCGATATACCACCCAAGGAACCTGTGGTATATAGTAAGCAGACGCAAACTGCTCAGACGACGCACACTTCTCACGACG GACTGTCCACCTCTTCCTCCGCATACTCGATCTTCTCCTCCTGTTCAACAACCACACCAACTCACTCTTGCTCCGCAGGCTACTTTGAGACCGACTGGTGGCGTCCCAGGAAAG ACGAGTACAATCTAAATCCTGGTTTAGAGTGGGAGGACGAGTTTACAG CCGAGGATGAAGAAAGCAGTCTGCCCCACATGGATGGATTCCAAAGTAAACTTCCACCTGGAATTTTGCCTCATGGACTACCGCAAGTCAAAGAGGTTCAACCGGCCGTTACGCAAGTCGAAcaggagaaggaaaaagaaaaacccaAAGAAG TAAGAGAGCTTagcgaggaagaaaaattgatgacTATCCTCTCGGAAGAATTTCAACGATTCTTGGACCGTTCGAGCAGAGTGGTGGAAAGAGCTCTCGGTGAATCGGTAGATATTTACACAGATTATACTGGTATAATCGATGGAGAAGATGGAAT tgatGAAAAGAGTCATCAGCGTCTATCGCTGAATCGTTCATTTTTCTGTGATCGATGGTCACGTAATCGCTGCATTACTTCGTTGGATTGGTCACCGCAATTTCCAGAACTGTTGGCTGCTTCTTACAAAAACAATGACGACACACCAAATGATCCAGATGGAGTTTGTTTAATCTGGAACACTAAATTTAAGAAAACAACACctgaatacatttttcattgccAGTCGTCAGTAATGGCAACAACCTTTGCTAGGTTTCATCCAAATTTAATTTTGGGTGGCACCTATTCGGGGCAAATTGTTCTGTGGGATAATAGGGTTCAAAAAAGGACCCCCATTCAGCGTACTCCACTTTCAGCGTCTGCACACACG CATCCTGTGTATTGTTTAAGCGTAGTAGGAACTCAAAATGCGCACAATTTGATCAGCATTTCAACAGATGGAAAATTATGCTCGTGGAATTTAGACATGTTGTCCCATCCTCAAGAAACGCTTGAGCTTCAAGCAAGACAGTCGAAACCAGTCGCTGTAACTTCGCTTGCTTTTCCAAGTGGAGATGTCAACAATTTTATCGTTGGCAGTGAAGACGGTACTGTTTATTCAG CTTGCCGTCATGGGACCAAAGCTGGTGTCACAGAAACTTACGAAGGACACTTAGGACCTGTTACCGGAGTCAGTGCTCATGCAGTTCAAGGGGGCATTGATTTCTCGCATCTGTTTTTAACTTCGTCTATTGATTGGACGATTAAATTGTGGAGTTTGAAAGAGAACAAGCCTTTATACTCATTTGAGCATAATGGAGATTATGTGTACGATGTTGCATGGTCTCCTACACATCCTGCTCTATTTGCAGCTGTTGATGGATCTGGTCGTTTAGATTTATGGAATTTAAATCAGGATACAGAGGTTCCAGCAGCGAGCATAATCGTTGATGGATGTCCTGCTTTAAACACAGTCTCTTGGACGCCAAGCGGACTGCATGTTACTGTGGGCGATGATACTGGGAAAATATGGGTTTACGATGTAGCTGAG AATTTCGCTCATCCACGAATCGACGAATGGAATAATTTCCTCTACACCCAGCAAGATCTGAAGAACAACAAGGCCGATGAAGAGTTGGATAAGCTCAACTTGAGTTCAGGCCCTTCATCTTTGATATCCATGCCATCTTTGTCGGGTCCGatcagataa
- the LOC124301585 gene encoding cytoplasmic dynein 1 intermediate chain isoform X19 produces the protein MMSDRKAELERKKAKLQAIREEKERRRKEKEQKDVEEATVRAAGADKDHRKDLDAMLSSLGVAPVSDVLSSLSSMNSLTPEQSANATPDASLQPSSINSVQSIPGRRKAPRDLTAVSVAHTDIPPKEPVVYSKQTQTAQTTHTSHDGYFETDWWRPRKDEYNLNPGLEWEDEFTVLTFDDGQAEDEESSLPHMDGFQSKLPPGILPHGLPQVKEVQPAVTQVEQEKEKEKPKEVRELSEEEKLMTILSEEFQRFLDRSSRVVERALGESVDIYTDYTGIIDGEDGIDEKSHQRLSLNRSFFCDRWSRNRCITSLDWSPQFPELLAASYKNNDDTPNDPDGVCLIWNTKFKKTTPEYIFHCQSSVMATTFARFHPNLILGGTYSGQIVLWDNRVQKRTPIQRTPLSASAHTHPVYCLSVVGTQNAHNLISISTDGKLCSWNLDMLSHPQETLELQARQSKPVAVTSLAFPSGDVNNFIVGSEDGTVYSACRHGTKAGVTETYEGHLGPVTGVSAHAVQGGIDFSHLFLTSSIDWTIKLWSLKENKPLYSFEHNGDYVYDVAWSPTHPALFAAVDGSGRLDLWNLNQDTEVPAASIIVDGCPALNTVSWTPSGLHVTVGDDTGKIWVYDVAENFAHPRIDEWNNFLYTQQDLKNNKADEELDKLNLSSGPSSLISMPSLSGPIR, from the exons ATGATGTCGGATCGAAAAGCAGAATTAGAACGGAAGAAGGCCAAGCTGCAGGCGATTCGAGAGGAAAAGGAAAGGCGGCGTAAAGAAAAGGAACAAAAAGat gTTGAGGAAGCGACTGTACGAGCTGCAGGTGCCGATAAAGACCATCGGAAAGACTTAGATGCCATGTTATCATCCCTTGGGGTAGCACCAGTATCAG ATGTATTATCCAGTCTCTCTAGTATGAACTCTTTGACGCCAGAGCAAAGTGCCAATGCTACACCAGACGCAAGTTTACAACCTTCCAGTATCAATTCTGTTCAAAG TATTCCAGGAAGGCGAAAGGCTCCACGTGATTTAACAGCTGTTTCTGTGGCGCATACCGATATACCACCCAAGGAACCTGTGGTATATAGTAAGCAGACGCAAACTGCTCAGACGACGCACACTTCTCACGACG GCTACTTTGAGACCGACTGGTGGCGTCCCAGGAAAG ACGAGTACAATCTAAATCCTGGTTTAGAGTGGGAGGACGAGTTTACAG TTTTGACATTTGATGATGGCCAAGCCGAGGATGAAGAAAGCAGTCTGCCCCACATGGATGGATTCCAAAGTAAACTTCCACCTGGAATTTTGCCTCATGGACTACCGCAAGTCAAAGAGGTTCAACCGGCCGTTACGCAAGTCGAAcaggagaaggaaaaagaaaaacccaAAGAAG TAAGAGAGCTTagcgaggaagaaaaattgatgacTATCCTCTCGGAAGAATTTCAACGATTCTTGGACCGTTCGAGCAGAGTGGTGGAAAGAGCTCTCGGTGAATCGGTAGATATTTACACAGATTATACTGGTATAATCGATGGAGAAGATGGAAT tgatGAAAAGAGTCATCAGCGTCTATCGCTGAATCGTTCATTTTTCTGTGATCGATGGTCACGTAATCGCTGCATTACTTCGTTGGATTGGTCACCGCAATTTCCAGAACTGTTGGCTGCTTCTTACAAAAACAATGACGACACACCAAATGATCCAGATGGAGTTTGTTTAATCTGGAACACTAAATTTAAGAAAACAACACctgaatacatttttcattgccAGTCGTCAGTAATGGCAACAACCTTTGCTAGGTTTCATCCAAATTTAATTTTGGGTGGCACCTATTCGGGGCAAATTGTTCTGTGGGATAATAGGGTTCAAAAAAGGACCCCCATTCAGCGTACTCCACTTTCAGCGTCTGCACACACG CATCCTGTGTATTGTTTAAGCGTAGTAGGAACTCAAAATGCGCACAATTTGATCAGCATTTCAACAGATGGAAAATTATGCTCGTGGAATTTAGACATGTTGTCCCATCCTCAAGAAACGCTTGAGCTTCAAGCAAGACAGTCGAAACCAGTCGCTGTAACTTCGCTTGCTTTTCCAAGTGGAGATGTCAACAATTTTATCGTTGGCAGTGAAGACGGTACTGTTTATTCAG CTTGCCGTCATGGGACCAAAGCTGGTGTCACAGAAACTTACGAAGGACACTTAGGACCTGTTACCGGAGTCAGTGCTCATGCAGTTCAAGGGGGCATTGATTTCTCGCATCTGTTTTTAACTTCGTCTATTGATTGGACGATTAAATTGTGGAGTTTGAAAGAGAACAAGCCTTTATACTCATTTGAGCATAATGGAGATTATGTGTACGATGTTGCATGGTCTCCTACACATCCTGCTCTATTTGCAGCTGTTGATGGATCTGGTCGTTTAGATTTATGGAATTTAAATCAGGATACAGAGGTTCCAGCAGCGAGCATAATCGTTGATGGATGTCCTGCTTTAAACACAGTCTCTTGGACGCCAAGCGGACTGCATGTTACTGTGGGCGATGATACTGGGAAAATATGGGTTTACGATGTAGCTGAG AATTTCGCTCATCCACGAATCGACGAATGGAATAATTTCCTCTACACCCAGCAAGATCTGAAGAACAACAAGGCCGATGAAGAGTTGGATAAGCTCAACTTGAGTTCAGGCCCTTCATCTTTGATATCCATGCCATCTTTGTCGGGTCCGatcagataa
- the LOC124301585 gene encoding cytoplasmic dynein 1 intermediate chain isoform X1: MMSDRKAELERKKAKLQAIREEKERRRKEKEQKDVEEATVRAAGADKDHRKDLDAMLSSLGVAPVSDVLSSLSSMNSLTPEQSANATPDASLQPSSINSVQSIPGRRKAPRDLTAVSVAHTDIPPKEPVVYSKQTQTAQTTHTSHDGLSTSSSAYSIFSSCSTTTPTHSCSAGYFETDWWRPRKGGSAPNYLSHAFGYYDEYNLNPGLEWEDEFTVLTFDDGQAEDEESSLPHMDGFQSKLPPGILPHGLPQVKEVQPAVTQVEQEKEKEKPKEVRELSEEEKLMTILSEEFQRFLDRSSRVVERALGESVDIYTDYTGIIDGEDGIDEKSHQRLSLNRSFFCDRWSRNRCITSLDWSPQFPELLAASYKNNDDTPNDPDGVCLIWNTKFKKTTPEYIFHCQSSVMATTFARFHPNLILGGTYSGQIVLWDNRVQKRTPIQRTPLSASAHTHPVYCLSVVGTQNAHNLISISTDGKLCSWNLDMLSHPQETLELQARQSKPVAVTSLAFPSGDVNNFIVGSEDGTVYSACRHGTKAGVTETYEGHLGPVTGVSAHAVQGGIDFSHLFLTSSIDWTIKLWSLKENKPLYSFEHNGDYVYDVAWSPTHPALFAAVDGSGRLDLWNLNQDTEVPAASIIVDGCPALNTVSWTPSGLHVTVGDDTGKIWVYDVAENFAHPRIDEWNNFLYTQQDLKNNKADEELDKLNLSSGPSSLISMPSLSGPIR, translated from the exons ATGATGTCGGATCGAAAAGCAGAATTAGAACGGAAGAAGGCCAAGCTGCAGGCGATTCGAGAGGAAAAGGAAAGGCGGCGTAAAGAAAAGGAACAAAAAGat gTTGAGGAAGCGACTGTACGAGCTGCAGGTGCCGATAAAGACCATCGGAAAGACTTAGATGCCATGTTATCATCCCTTGGGGTAGCACCAGTATCAG ATGTATTATCCAGTCTCTCTAGTATGAACTCTTTGACGCCAGAGCAAAGTGCCAATGCTACACCAGACGCAAGTTTACAACCTTCCAGTATCAATTCTGTTCAAAG TATTCCAGGAAGGCGAAAGGCTCCACGTGATTTAACAGCTGTTTCTGTGGCGCATACCGATATACCACCCAAGGAACCTGTGGTATATAGTAAGCAGACGCAAACTGCTCAGACGACGCACACTTCTCACGACG GACTGTCCACCTCTTCCTCCGCATACTCGATCTTCTCCTCCTGTTCAACAACCACACCAACTCACTCTTGCTCCGCAGGCTACTTTGAGACCGACTGGTGGCGTCCCAGGAAAGGTGGGTCTGCACCAAACTACCTAT CTCATGCATTCGGCTATTACG ACGAGTACAATCTAAATCCTGGTTTAGAGTGGGAGGACGAGTTTACAG TTTTGACATTTGATGATGGCCAAGCCGAGGATGAAGAAAGCAGTCTGCCCCACATGGATGGATTCCAAAGTAAACTTCCACCTGGAATTTTGCCTCATGGACTACCGCAAGTCAAAGAGGTTCAACCGGCCGTTACGCAAGTCGAAcaggagaaggaaaaagaaaaacccaAAGAAG TAAGAGAGCTTagcgaggaagaaaaattgatgacTATCCTCTCGGAAGAATTTCAACGATTCTTGGACCGTTCGAGCAGAGTGGTGGAAAGAGCTCTCGGTGAATCGGTAGATATTTACACAGATTATACTGGTATAATCGATGGAGAAGATGGAAT tgatGAAAAGAGTCATCAGCGTCTATCGCTGAATCGTTCATTTTTCTGTGATCGATGGTCACGTAATCGCTGCATTACTTCGTTGGATTGGTCACCGCAATTTCCAGAACTGTTGGCTGCTTCTTACAAAAACAATGACGACACACCAAATGATCCAGATGGAGTTTGTTTAATCTGGAACACTAAATTTAAGAAAACAACACctgaatacatttttcattgccAGTCGTCAGTAATGGCAACAACCTTTGCTAGGTTTCATCCAAATTTAATTTTGGGTGGCACCTATTCGGGGCAAATTGTTCTGTGGGATAATAGGGTTCAAAAAAGGACCCCCATTCAGCGTACTCCACTTTCAGCGTCTGCACACACG CATCCTGTGTATTGTTTAAGCGTAGTAGGAACTCAAAATGCGCACAATTTGATCAGCATTTCAACAGATGGAAAATTATGCTCGTGGAATTTAGACATGTTGTCCCATCCTCAAGAAACGCTTGAGCTTCAAGCAAGACAGTCGAAACCAGTCGCTGTAACTTCGCTTGCTTTTCCAAGTGGAGATGTCAACAATTTTATCGTTGGCAGTGAAGACGGTACTGTTTATTCAG CTTGCCGTCATGGGACCAAAGCTGGTGTCACAGAAACTTACGAAGGACACTTAGGACCTGTTACCGGAGTCAGTGCTCATGCAGTTCAAGGGGGCATTGATTTCTCGCATCTGTTTTTAACTTCGTCTATTGATTGGACGATTAAATTGTGGAGTTTGAAAGAGAACAAGCCTTTATACTCATTTGAGCATAATGGAGATTATGTGTACGATGTTGCATGGTCTCCTACACATCCTGCTCTATTTGCAGCTGTTGATGGATCTGGTCGTTTAGATTTATGGAATTTAAATCAGGATACAGAGGTTCCAGCAGCGAGCATAATCGTTGATGGATGTCCTGCTTTAAACACAGTCTCTTGGACGCCAAGCGGACTGCATGTTACTGTGGGCGATGATACTGGGAAAATATGGGTTTACGATGTAGCTGAG AATTTCGCTCATCCACGAATCGACGAATGGAATAATTTCCTCTACACCCAGCAAGATCTGAAGAACAACAAGGCCGATGAAGAGTTGGATAAGCTCAACTTGAGTTCAGGCCCTTCATCTTTGATATCCATGCCATCTTTGTCGGGTCCGatcagataa
- the LOC124301585 gene encoding cytoplasmic dynein 1 intermediate chain isoform X25 — translation MMSDRKAELERKKAKLQAIREEKERRRKEKEQKDVEEATVRAAGADKDHRKDLDAMLSSLGVAPVSDVLSSLSSMNSLTPEQSANATPDASLQPSSINSVQSIPGRRKAPRDLTAVSVAHTDIPPKEPVVYSKQTQTAQTTHTSHDGYFETDWWRPRKAHAFGYYVLTFDDGQAEDEESSLPHMDGFQSKLPPGILPHGLPQVKEVQPAVTQVEQEKEKEKPKEVRELSEEEKLMTILSEEFQRFLDRSSRVVERALGESVDIYTDYTGIIDGEDGIDEKSHQRLSLNRSFFCDRWSRNRCITSLDWSPQFPELLAASYKNNDDTPNDPDGVCLIWNTKFKKTTPEYIFHCQSSVMATTFARFHPNLILGGTYSGQIVLWDNRVQKRTPIQRTPLSASAHTHPVYCLSVVGTQNAHNLISISTDGKLCSWNLDMLSHPQETLELQARQSKPVAVTSLAFPSGDVNNFIVGSEDGTVYSACRHGTKAGVTETYEGHLGPVTGVSAHAVQGGIDFSHLFLTSSIDWTIKLWSLKENKPLYSFEHNGDYVYDVAWSPTHPALFAAVDGSGRLDLWNLNQDTEVPAASIIVDGCPALNTVSWTPSGLHVTVGDDTGKIWVYDVAENFAHPRIDEWNNFLYTQQDLKNNKADEELDKLNLSSGPSSLISMPSLSGPIR, via the exons ATGATGTCGGATCGAAAAGCAGAATTAGAACGGAAGAAGGCCAAGCTGCAGGCGATTCGAGAGGAAAAGGAAAGGCGGCGTAAAGAAAAGGAACAAAAAGat gTTGAGGAAGCGACTGTACGAGCTGCAGGTGCCGATAAAGACCATCGGAAAGACTTAGATGCCATGTTATCATCCCTTGGGGTAGCACCAGTATCAG ATGTATTATCCAGTCTCTCTAGTATGAACTCTTTGACGCCAGAGCAAAGTGCCAATGCTACACCAGACGCAAGTTTACAACCTTCCAGTATCAATTCTGTTCAAAG TATTCCAGGAAGGCGAAAGGCTCCACGTGATTTAACAGCTGTTTCTGTGGCGCATACCGATATACCACCCAAGGAACCTGTGGTATATAGTAAGCAGACGCAAACTGCTCAGACGACGCACACTTCTCACGACG GCTACTTTGAGACCGACTGGTGGCGTCCCAGGAAAG CTCATGCATTCGGCTATTACG TTTTGACATTTGATGATGGCCAAGCCGAGGATGAAGAAAGCAGTCTGCCCCACATGGATGGATTCCAAAGTAAACTTCCACCTGGAATTTTGCCTCATGGACTACCGCAAGTCAAAGAGGTTCAACCGGCCGTTACGCAAGTCGAAcaggagaaggaaaaagaaaaacccaAAGAAG TAAGAGAGCTTagcgaggaagaaaaattgatgacTATCCTCTCGGAAGAATTTCAACGATTCTTGGACCGTTCGAGCAGAGTGGTGGAAAGAGCTCTCGGTGAATCGGTAGATATTTACACAGATTATACTGGTATAATCGATGGAGAAGATGGAAT tgatGAAAAGAGTCATCAGCGTCTATCGCTGAATCGTTCATTTTTCTGTGATCGATGGTCACGTAATCGCTGCATTACTTCGTTGGATTGGTCACCGCAATTTCCAGAACTGTTGGCTGCTTCTTACAAAAACAATGACGACACACCAAATGATCCAGATGGAGTTTGTTTAATCTGGAACACTAAATTTAAGAAAACAACACctgaatacatttttcattgccAGTCGTCAGTAATGGCAACAACCTTTGCTAGGTTTCATCCAAATTTAATTTTGGGTGGCACCTATTCGGGGCAAATTGTTCTGTGGGATAATAGGGTTCAAAAAAGGACCCCCATTCAGCGTACTCCACTTTCAGCGTCTGCACACACG CATCCTGTGTATTGTTTAAGCGTAGTAGGAACTCAAAATGCGCACAATTTGATCAGCATTTCAACAGATGGAAAATTATGCTCGTGGAATTTAGACATGTTGTCCCATCCTCAAGAAACGCTTGAGCTTCAAGCAAGACAGTCGAAACCAGTCGCTGTAACTTCGCTTGCTTTTCCAAGTGGAGATGTCAACAATTTTATCGTTGGCAGTGAAGACGGTACTGTTTATTCAG CTTGCCGTCATGGGACCAAAGCTGGTGTCACAGAAACTTACGAAGGACACTTAGGACCTGTTACCGGAGTCAGTGCTCATGCAGTTCAAGGGGGCATTGATTTCTCGCATCTGTTTTTAACTTCGTCTATTGATTGGACGATTAAATTGTGGAGTTTGAAAGAGAACAAGCCTTTATACTCATTTGAGCATAATGGAGATTATGTGTACGATGTTGCATGGTCTCCTACACATCCTGCTCTATTTGCAGCTGTTGATGGATCTGGTCGTTTAGATTTATGGAATTTAAATCAGGATACAGAGGTTCCAGCAGCGAGCATAATCGTTGATGGATGTCCTGCTTTAAACACAGTCTCTTGGACGCCAAGCGGACTGCATGTTACTGTGGGCGATGATACTGGGAAAATATGGGTTTACGATGTAGCTGAG AATTTCGCTCATCCACGAATCGACGAATGGAATAATTTCCTCTACACCCAGCAAGATCTGAAGAACAACAAGGCCGATGAAGAGTTGGATAAGCTCAACTTGAGTTCAGGCCCTTCATCTTTGATATCCATGCCATCTTTGTCGGGTCCGatcagataa
- the LOC124301585 gene encoding cytoplasmic dynein 1 intermediate chain isoform X29, with translation MMSDRKAELERKKAKLQAIREEKERRRKEKEQKDVEEATVRAAGADKDHRKDLDAMLSSLGVAPVSDVLSSLSSMNSLTPEQSANATPDASLQPSSINSVQSIPGRRKAPRDLTAVSVAHTDIPPKEPVVYSKQTQTAQTTHTSHDGYFETDWWRPRKGGSAPNYLSEDEESSLPHMDGFQSKLPPGILPHGLPQVKEVQPAVTQVEQEKEKEKPKEVRELSEEEKLMTILSEEFQRFLDRSSRVVERALGESVDIYTDYTGIIDGEDGIDEKSHQRLSLNRSFFCDRWSRNRCITSLDWSPQFPELLAASYKNNDDTPNDPDGVCLIWNTKFKKTTPEYIFHCQSSVMATTFARFHPNLILGGTYSGQIVLWDNRVQKRTPIQRTPLSASAHTHPVYCLSVVGTQNAHNLISISTDGKLCSWNLDMLSHPQETLELQARQSKPVAVTSLAFPSGDVNNFIVGSEDGTVYSACRHGTKAGVTETYEGHLGPVTGVSAHAVQGGIDFSHLFLTSSIDWTIKLWSLKENKPLYSFEHNGDYVYDVAWSPTHPALFAAVDGSGRLDLWNLNQDTEVPAASIIVDGCPALNTVSWTPSGLHVTVGDDTGKIWVYDVAENFAHPRIDEWNNFLYTQQDLKNNKADEELDKLNLSSGPSSLISMPSLSGPIR, from the exons ATGATGTCGGATCGAAAAGCAGAATTAGAACGGAAGAAGGCCAAGCTGCAGGCGATTCGAGAGGAAAAGGAAAGGCGGCGTAAAGAAAAGGAACAAAAAGat gTTGAGGAAGCGACTGTACGAGCTGCAGGTGCCGATAAAGACCATCGGAAAGACTTAGATGCCATGTTATCATCCCTTGGGGTAGCACCAGTATCAG ATGTATTATCCAGTCTCTCTAGTATGAACTCTTTGACGCCAGAGCAAAGTGCCAATGCTACACCAGACGCAAGTTTACAACCTTCCAGTATCAATTCTGTTCAAAG TATTCCAGGAAGGCGAAAGGCTCCACGTGATTTAACAGCTGTTTCTGTGGCGCATACCGATATACCACCCAAGGAACCTGTGGTATATAGTAAGCAGACGCAAACTGCTCAGACGACGCACACTTCTCACGACG GCTACTTTGAGACCGACTGGTGGCGTCCCAGGAAAGGTGGGTCTGCACCAAACTACCTAT CCGAGGATGAAGAAAGCAGTCTGCCCCACATGGATGGATTCCAAAGTAAACTTCCACCTGGAATTTTGCCTCATGGACTACCGCAAGTCAAAGAGGTTCAACCGGCCGTTACGCAAGTCGAAcaggagaaggaaaaagaaaaacccaAAGAAG TAAGAGAGCTTagcgaggaagaaaaattgatgacTATCCTCTCGGAAGAATTTCAACGATTCTTGGACCGTTCGAGCAGAGTGGTGGAAAGAGCTCTCGGTGAATCGGTAGATATTTACACAGATTATACTGGTATAATCGATGGAGAAGATGGAAT tgatGAAAAGAGTCATCAGCGTCTATCGCTGAATCGTTCATTTTTCTGTGATCGATGGTCACGTAATCGCTGCATTACTTCGTTGGATTGGTCACCGCAATTTCCAGAACTGTTGGCTGCTTCTTACAAAAACAATGACGACACACCAAATGATCCAGATGGAGTTTGTTTAATCTGGAACACTAAATTTAAGAAAACAACACctgaatacatttttcattgccAGTCGTCAGTAATGGCAACAACCTTTGCTAGGTTTCATCCAAATTTAATTTTGGGTGGCACCTATTCGGGGCAAATTGTTCTGTGGGATAATAGGGTTCAAAAAAGGACCCCCATTCAGCGTACTCCACTTTCAGCGTCTGCACACACG CATCCTGTGTATTGTTTAAGCGTAGTAGGAACTCAAAATGCGCACAATTTGATCAGCATTTCAACAGATGGAAAATTATGCTCGTGGAATTTAGACATGTTGTCCCATCCTCAAGAAACGCTTGAGCTTCAAGCAAGACAGTCGAAACCAGTCGCTGTAACTTCGCTTGCTTTTCCAAGTGGAGATGTCAACAATTTTATCGTTGGCAGTGAAGACGGTACTGTTTATTCAG CTTGCCGTCATGGGACCAAAGCTGGTGTCACAGAAACTTACGAAGGACACTTAGGACCTGTTACCGGAGTCAGTGCTCATGCAGTTCAAGGGGGCATTGATTTCTCGCATCTGTTTTTAACTTCGTCTATTGATTGGACGATTAAATTGTGGAGTTTGAAAGAGAACAAGCCTTTATACTCATTTGAGCATAATGGAGATTATGTGTACGATGTTGCATGGTCTCCTACACATCCTGCTCTATTTGCAGCTGTTGATGGATCTGGTCGTTTAGATTTATGGAATTTAAATCAGGATACAGAGGTTCCAGCAGCGAGCATAATCGTTGATGGATGTCCTGCTTTAAACACAGTCTCTTGGACGCCAAGCGGACTGCATGTTACTGTGGGCGATGATACTGGGAAAATATGGGTTTACGATGTAGCTGAG AATTTCGCTCATCCACGAATCGACGAATGGAATAATTTCCTCTACACCCAGCAAGATCTGAAGAACAACAAGGCCGATGAAGAGTTGGATAAGCTCAACTTGAGTTCAGGCCCTTCATCTTTGATATCCATGCCATCTTTGTCGGGTCCGatcagataa